The DNA window ATCCGCTACAACCCCGGCCACCTCTACCACCACGAAAAGCACAAGCCCTGGCAGGACAAGGTGCGCTACCTGGCCGACATCGCGGCGCGCCACGACTGCGCGCTGCGCGTGGGCGTGAACGCCGGCTCGCTGGATCCGGCGCGGGCGGCGCTGTTCGACGCGCACGACTCAATCTCGCCGATGCTGCTCAGCGCCACCGAGCACTGCGAGCTGCTCGACAGCATCGGTTTCACGCGCTACTGCGTGTCGCTGAAGGACTCTGATCCGGCCAAGGTGGTGGAACTGAACAAGCGCTTCGCCGCCCAGCGCCCGGACGTACCGCTGCATCTGGGCGTGACCGAGGCCGGCCTGCCGCCGGACGGCATCATCAAGACGCGCATCGCCTTCGAGCAGCTGATCGGCGCCGGCATCGGCGACACCATCCGCGTGTCACTGACCCTGCCCAACGCCCGCAAGGCCGAGGAAGTCACCGCCGGGCAGCAGATCCTGGCCGACATCGCCGCCGGCCGGGTGCGCTCGGTGGTGGATTTTGGCAAGGGCCTGAACATCATCTCCTGCCCCAGCTGCTCGCGGGTGCAGAACGAGGCCTTCGTGGATCTGGCCGAGCAGGTGCGCGAGCTGACCACGTATGCCAAAGACCACCACCTGACCATCGCCGTCATGGGCTGCCGGGTCAACGGCCCGGGCGAAACCGACGACGCCGACCTTGGCCTGTGGTGCGGCCCAAAGCAGGTCAACTTCAAGCGCCGCGGCGAGCTGGTCGGCAGCTTCGGCTACGACGAAATTTTGCCGCGGCTGAAGACCGAGCTGGATGCGCTGATTGCGGCTGGGGTGGCGTGAGGCCCTGCCGGGCTTTGCACGCGCTATCCCAGCCGCCCATATAAATATCCAGCAACGCATCGACCTGGCATCGCGGATCGGCCTGCGTTGACGGGAACCGCCCGTGACGGTCTCGACCGCGCGGGCGCGCAGCGCGCCCGCTTTTCCATTCCAGATTCAGACGTCTCGGTCAACCTCGCAGCGATGGCGCACCTTGACGATTTCAACGATCACCTCGCCGTCCAACACGTTATAGAGAATTCGGGGGTCGCCCTGGCGCAGGCGGTAACGTTCCTGCGCGGAGAGTTTCTCGGAACCGGGCGGGCGCGGGTCTTCGCGCAGCGTCTCGATACGCGCCAGGATGCGCCGCACATCCGCTGACGGGATGCCGCGTGGATCCTTTGCCACCGAGGGCTTGAACCTGAGTTCATAGCGTGCCATCGGCTTTGAGCTGAGCCAGGAAGTCTTCGTAGTTCAGGGTCTTTTCCTCCGCGCGCTGCGCGAAGGCGGCGAGGTCTTCCTGATCTTCGCGCAGCGCGTTGCAGATGGCGTCGTTCACGATCTGCGACATGCTGCAATGGGCAGTGGCGGCCTTCAGGCGCAGCGCCCGATGCAGCGCAGGGTCCAGGTAAAGCGTGGAACGAACAGTCTCGCGACTCATGGGATGCTCCAAAATGCCAAAGCGTTCTAACGTTCAGGCGCCGAGGCCCGGAAATCAAGCGCGCCGGTCGGTCGTGTCCCCATGGAGGCCAAGGTCCAACGCCGCGAAGGGCAGCTTCGGCTACGACGAAATTTTGCCGCGGCTCAAGACTGAGCTGGATGCGCTGATTGCGGCTGGGGCCATCTGACCGGG is part of the Immundisolibacter sp. genome and encodes:
- a CDS encoding flavodoxin/ferredoxin-dependent (E)-4-hydroxy-3-methylbut-2-enyl-diphosphate synthase, which gives rise to MPIARYPTRPVRIGRIIIGADHPVAVQSMCATKTQDVAATVAQANDLVAAGAGVVRIAVDTPKDADALPAIRAQTEANLSIDLQENYRMAERVAPHVDKIRYNPGHLYHHEKHKPWQDKVRYLADIAARHDCALRVGVNAGSLDPARAALFDAHDSISPMLLSATEHCELLDSIGFTRYCVSLKDSDPAKVVELNKRFAAQRPDVPLHLGVTEAGLPPDGIIKTRIAFEQLIGAGIGDTIRVSLTLPNARKAEEVTAGQQILADIAAGRVRSVVDFGKGLNIISCPSCSRVQNEAFVDLAEQVRELTTYAKDHHLTIAVMGCRVNGPGETDDADLGLWCGPKQVNFKRRGELVGSFGYDEILPRLKTELDALIAAGVA
- a CDS encoding type II toxin-antitoxin system RelE/ParE family toxin is translated as MARYELRFKPSVAKDPRGIPSADVRRILARIETLREDPRPPGSEKLSAQERYRLRQGDPRILYNVLDGEVIVEIVKVRHRCEVDRDV